TTTTTGCGAAAGAAAATGTCCCATATCTTTCGATGAATTCCAAATCCTATTGTAAAATCCGGGTTTAATCATAATTTTCTTTTAAAACATAAAATTTGACGAAATACTTAAGCGGTGCGTATCACCTAAATCTCCCATTGGTAAAAAGGTATAGTCAAATGTAAAACCATCGTAAGTAATGCCAAAACCAACACTTATACCACTTATGCCAGAAACATCTTTTGTTGTTGTATTTAAGCCAGCCCGGCAAGCTATGGAAAGCAAATCATCAAAAGAATAACTATATTGTCCACCAACGGCGAGGTTTGGATCCGAGTCAAAAGGAATATTAACATCTGACACTAAAAACCACTCTTGGTCAATTTTATAAGCAATACCAGTTTTTATATTTAGCGGCAGTTGGCTTTCTTCAGATAAAAACTTCATAGATGTACCAACATCTTGCAAAACAAGCCCGGCCGAAATGTTTTCATATTCCACCTTGGCACCAATGTCTGTGGCAAATGCATCAGCTGTATGTTTAATAGTTGATGTTATATATTTTAAGTTTGCCCCAAGAGAAATTTTGGCAAATTCAAATAGTTCTTCTTCAACGCAAATACTTTCCATTTCTCTTGCATAGGATATTGTTAGCGCTGTATCGGATGGAAAAAAGTTAGATGTTTTATTACCAAACTCATCCATACCAATAATTTGGCCATACGAAAAGTACTGCGCGGCAAAACCAAAGCTTCCAATGCCGTCAAAGCTGTGCGCCAAAGAAAACCAATCGTAAGACATATCGCCAAACCAGATTGCATGAGAGAACGCAAAGTGACCATAGCTCATTGCGCTGATACCCGCGGGGTTCCAATAAATTGCGGTTGAATCATTAGCCATGGCACAATAAGCCCCGCCAAGCGAAGCAGCTTTGG
This is a stretch of genomic DNA from Endomicrobiales bacterium. It encodes these proteins:
- a CDS encoding PorV/PorQ family protein — translated: MKLTIIIALLLVTFVHELAFSAGTATAQFLKMGADAKAASLGGAYCAMANDSTAIYWNPAGISAMSYGHFAFSHAIWFGDMSYDWFSLAHSFDGIGSFGFAAQYFSYGQIIGMDEFGNKTSNFFPSDTALTISYAREMESICVEEELFEFAKISLGANLKYITSTIKHTADAFATDIGAKVEYENISAGLVLQDVGTSMKFLSEESQLPLNIKTGIAYKIDQEWFLVSDVNIPFDSDPNLAVGGQYSYSFDDLLSIACRAGLNTTTKDVSGISGISVGFGITYDGFTFDYTFLPMGDLGDTHRLSISSNFMF